aggtgttcgggtgtcaggtgtcaggtgtcaggtgttcaggtgtcaggtgttcaggtgtcaggtgttcaggtgtcaggtgtcaggtgtcaggtgttcaggtgtcaggtgtaaggtgttcaggtgtcaggtgtaaggtgttcaggtgtcaggtgttcaggtgtcaggtgtcaggtgttcaggtgtcaggtgtcaggtgttcaggtgtcaggtgttcaggtgtcaggtgtcaggtgttcaggtgtcaggtgtcaggtgtcaggtgtcaggtgttcaggtgtcaggtgtcaggtgtcaggtgtcaggtgttcaggtgttcaggtgtcaggtgttcaggtgttcaggtgtccaggtgttcaggtgtcaggtgttcaggtgtcaggtgttcaggtgtccaggtgttcaggtgttcaggtgtcaggtgtccaggtgtcaggtgttcaggtgtcaggtgttcaggtgtcaggtgttcaggtgtcaggtgtcaggtgtcaggtgttcaggtgtcaggtgttcaggtgtcaggtgtccaggtgttcaggtgtcaggtgttcaggtgtcaggtgttcaggtgtcaggtgttcaggtgttcaggtgtcaggtgtccaggtgttcaggtgttcaggtgtcaggtgtcaggtgtcaggtgtcaggtgtcaggtgttcaggtgttcaggtgtcaggtgtcaggtgttcaggtgtcaggtgttcaggtgtcaggtgttcaggtgtcaggtgttcaggtgttcaggtgtccaggtgtcaggtgttcaggtgttcaggtgttcaggtgtcaggtgttcaggtgtcaggtgttcaggtgttcaggtgtaaggtgttcaggtgttcaggtgtccaggtgtcaggtgttcaggtgttcaggtgtaaggtgttcaggtgttcaggtgtcaggtgtcaggtgtcaggtgtccaggtgttcaggtgtcaggtgttcaggtgtcaggtgtcaggtgtcaggtgtcaggtgttcaggtgtcaggtgttcaggtgtcaggtgtcaggtgttcggtgtcaggtgtcaggtgttcaggtgtcaggtgtcaggtgttcaGGTCTCACCTGGATGGTGACGACAGGCTGCAGCTCTTCGTACTGGATCTTGACGGCCTTGGCGGCTCTCTGCGCGTTCAGCTGCGTGTCGGCCACAACGGCTCCGATGATGTGACCCACGCACGTTACCTGCAGGGAGGAAGGTCACATGATCAGCCTGCTCATAAACACCCGGGTCACCTGATTGGTtgctgaaacaggaagtcacctGGCGGTCGGCGAGGACGGTCTCGTCGTATGCGATCGGTCCGGTGGCGTTGCTGCCGGGAACGTCGTCAGCAAACAGGAAGCTGACGACGCCGGGCatgctctgtgctgctgctgtgtctatggagctgtaacacacacacacgcacacacacatacacacacacacacacacagacacacacacacagacacacacacatacacacacacacacacacagacacacacacacacacacacacacacacatacacacatacaggatttattaataatacagaaacactgcagagagttctgtgtatatgtgtgtgtgtgtgtgtgtgtgtgtctgtgtgtgtgtctgtgtgtgtgtgtgtgtgtgtgttgtgtgttgtatctgtatgtgtatgtgtgcctgtgtgtgtatctgtatgtgtgtgcgtgcctgtgtgtgtgtgtctgtgtgtgtgtgtatcagtatgtgtgtgtgtgtgtgtatcagtatgtgtgtgtgtgtgtgtgtatatgtgtgtgtgtatcagtacgtgtgtgtatgtgtgtgtgtgtgtgtgtgtgtgtgtatgtatgtgtgtatcttacAGGATgatagcgtgtgtgtgtgtgtgtatgtgtgtgtgtgtgtgtgtgtgtgtgtgtgtatgtgtgtatcttacAGGATgatagcgtgtgtgtgtgtgtgtatctgtgtgtgtgtgtgtgtgtgtgtgtgtatctgtgtgtgtgtgtgtgtgtgtgtgtgtgtgtatgtgtgtgtgtgtgtgtgtgtgtgtgtgtgtgtgtgtgtgtgtgtatctgtgtgtgtgtgtgtgtgtgtgtatctgtgtgtgtgtgtgtgtgtgtgtgtgtgtgtgtgtatctgtgtgtgtgtgtgtgtgtgtgtgtgtgtatctgtgtgtgtgtgtgtgtgtgtgtgtgtgtgtgtgtatctgtgtgtgtgtgtgtgtgtgtatctgtgtgtgtgtgtgtgtgtgtgtgtgtgtgtgtgtgtgtatctgtgtgtgtgtatgtgtgtatcttacAGGATGTtagcgtgtttgtgtgtgtgtgtgtgtgtgtgtgtgtgtgtgtgtatctgtgtgtgtgtgtgtgtgtgtgtgtgtgtgtgtatcttacaGGATGTTAGCGTGTGCCTTGCTGCTGGTGATCAGTGACAGGTAGAGCTCGTTCTCGTACAGCGGGACGTCGTCGCAGTAAACCGCCTCACCTGTCGCCTGCTTCATAGCCGACAGGTGCATCACAGGTCGGCCCACCACGTCGTCCTGACTCCGCCCCTCCGGCACcgcctgggggggggggggggggagcacgCAGGTTAACACACCTGGACCCTAAAACTTCATCATGTGACACCTGATCAGCTGACCTCTGAGCCTCGGTGTTACCTGGTAGATCTGAACGCTGGACGGAGTCTCTGGATGATAAATCTCTGTCGCACTCACACAGTCAGACCTCACCTCGTCCACACCCACaccctggggggggggggcaaagagagagagagagagagagagagagagagagagagagagagagagaggttgcaAATGGTTACTAGGAGACTAATAGTGGTTGCTAGGTGACAGATATGGTTGATGGTAAACTGAGAGTAGTTGCTAGGTGAGAGGTAGTGGTTGCTAGGGTACTTTAGTGGTTGCTAGGTGACTGATGGTGACTGTTGGGTGACTGATGGTGGTTGCTAGATGACTGTGGTGATTGGGTGATTGCTAAGTGACTGATAGTGGTTGTTAGGTGACTTTAGTGGTTGTTAGGTAACTGATGGTGGTTTCTAGGTGACTGATAGTGGTTGCTAGGTGACTGATAGTGGTTACTAGGTGACTGATAGTGGTTGTTAGGTGACTGTGGTGATTGCTAGGTGACTGATAGTGGTTGTTAGGTGACTGATAGTGGTTGCTAGGTGACTGATGGTGGTTGCTAGGTGACTGATAGTGGTTGCTAGGTGACTGATAGCTGATAGTGGTTACTAGGTGACTGATAGTGGTTGTTAGGTGACTGTGGTGATTGCTAGGTGACTGATAGTGGTTGCTAGGTGACTGATAGTGGTTGctaagtaaataaaaagtataaaaagtaaaagcagTCAGCTGACCTGCTGCCGGAGCTTCTGCAGGACTGTCAGGTAGAACTTGTAGAAGAGGCTGAGGGTCAGAGTTCGCCGGTACGTCACCATGCCGCCTGGCACCGAGGGGTCAAGGGTCATCTCCTCAGCCAATGAGGTGCAAACCTCCTCCAGAAGCTCCTCCCCCCACCGCCTGTATGACAGCACAGAGCATtacatcatcttcctcctcctccacctcctcttcctcctcctcctcgctctgTGTGTCCGTTACCTTCCCAACACTTTGCTTGCCGTCTTCTTCGCCAGCACCGTGGTCGGCGCCATGCCACCGTAGCTCAGCCTCAAGCCCTCCACGGAGTCGGTTCCCGGGGTGAAGGTGACACTCATCGCCGCGGTGACGATGCTGATGTCATCTTCTCTGCGAGGAGACTGTTTGAAGGCCGAGACAAACTGACTCTGAGGAGACAAAACAGGGACACAGAGTCAGATCAGCCAGTCTACGGCTCTGACATCGGTTGCTAAGTGACTGAtagttgttgctaggtgactgACAGTGGTAACTAGGTGGTTGCTAAGTGTCTGGCAGTGGTTACTAGGAGACAGACAGTGATTACTAGGAGACAGACAGTGGTTACTAGGACACAGAAAGTGGTTACTAAGAGACAGATAGTGGTTACTAGGAGACAGACAGTGGTTACTAGGAGACGGACAGTGGTTACTAGGAGATGGACAGTGGTTACTAGGAGACAGAAAGTGGTCACTAGGAGACGGACAGTGGTACTAGGTTACAAACAGTGGTTGCTAGACTGGTTGCCACAGCGACGGTGTATCTACCTTCTTGCTGTAGGGGATTTCCACAGACAGCAGGATCTCTTGCGGGCGCAGAATCGTCTTCCTGTAACCTGGGAAGAACTTATCGTCCATCTGAACCACACGGCTGCCgtctgacacacagacagggtcaaaggtcaaaaggtCAAAGATCAAAGGCCATGACGAGAATGAACAAACCCTTCATGAATAATTCAGATTTCGCCGACATAAAGGTCAAACACATCAGAAGGTTTCTCAATGCAGCTCCAGAAACTTTCCTTTAACTGTTAACTTGTAAAGTATGTGTGACGGGCAGAAACAGTGACTCAGCAGTTTGGCAGCACTCTGAATTAACCGTCCCTTGAACGCCTCGTGCCAAATATGGAGCACGTAAACGCAGCGTGAACGACTGATTTCACAGACTTCGTGACTTCAAATTTAATGTCCAGAGAAAAAAGACTTTAGTGCTATAAACGCTCTGAAGGCTCTGCACACAAGCGACGGAGGGTTTATTAATAATACAGAGAGTCcagcctctctctgtgtgtgtgtgtgtgtgtgtgtgtgtgtgtgtgtgtgtgtgtgtgtgtgtgtccttccttccttctttcctcatggcagaggaacagagagaggaacgttcataaaaataaaatatataaatccaAATCTCTTTCAAACCAGTCTGAGAATCAAAGTTaagctcctttccttccttccttcctccctccctccttccctccttccttccttcctcctttccttccttccttccttccccccttcctcctctcctaaattccttcatcttttcctccttccgactttccttccttgctcctttttacttccttcctccctcctttccttcctcccttccgtccatccttccttccttccctccttccttccttccctccttccttccttccttccttgcttccttccttgcttctgttcttccttccttgatctgaggacaacaggagggttaagataacgtgtgtgtgtgtgtgtgtgtgtgtgtgtgtatgtgtgtgtgtgtgtgtgtgtgtgtgtgttctaccTTTGTCCATCAGTGTGAGTTTGCAGCCAGCAGCCATAAAAACAGGGTTGAGGTCTGATATAGGACTAGCAGTCATGATGTTTCCTCCaacagcctgaaacacacatttttatatatatttaattattataatataacaaaTTACCAAATGTGTCtttctatatttaaatattcaacCTATTCTGGGAGAGCGCTCCACTCTCCCAGCCCCCCTGAACTACCCACGCCACATTACGATAAACGGACTCACAGCGACGTTTCGTATCTGCTGCCCTGCGAACCAACGCAGCTGCTCCAGGACGGCGAGGAAGACTTCGGTctggtgaggaggaagagtcGCCACCGCCTGCCTCAGCACCTCCCCCATGTGGCTGAGAGTGCACGCTGCACCGAACACcacgcctgcacacacacacacacacacacacacacacacacacacacacacacacagacagacagacagacacagacacacacacacacacacagacacacacacacacacacacacacacacacacacacacacacacacacacacacacacacacacacacacacacacacacacacacacacacagagtttcattattacaataatataagaCAGAGCGAGAGATTTCCCACAAGTGGTTGCTAGGAGACCAACGGTTGATGTAATCTGACTGTAATAGTGGTTCCAAGGGGATGTGCAATGGTTGCTAAGTGACTGGTTGCTGTGTAACTGGTAGTGGTTGCCAGGTGAGTAATAATGGTTGCTAAGTGACCGATAACGGTTGCTAAGTGACTGTAGTAGTTGCTATGTGACCGATAGTAGTTGCTATGTGGTCGCCCTGTATTGGTTGCTAGGTGACTGATAGTGGTTGCTAGGTGACTGATAGTGGTGGCTAGGTGACTAATAGGGGTTGCTAGGTGACTGATAGTGGTTGATAGGTGATTGATATTAGTTGCTAGGTGACTGATAGTGGTTGCTAGGTGACAGTACTCACCATCCTCAGTGTGCGTCACTGCGTTCAGTTCAGGGATGAAAGTCGGAGCCAAGATGACCGGATACAACATGTTCTTAAACTTCATCTCAAtacctgtagacacacacacacacacacacacacacacacacacacatagagacacacacacacacacacacacacacacacacacacatagacacacacatacatatacatacagtgagtgacagacagaatgacttagtgtatatgtatgtgtgtgtgtgttactgtgtgtgtgtgtgtgtgtgtgtgtgtgttactgtgtgtgtgtgtgtgcgtgttactgtgtgtgtgtgtgtgtgtgtgtgtgtgtgtgtgtatgtgtgtgtgtgtgtgtgtatgtgtgtgtgtgtgtgtgtgtgtgcgtgttactgtgtgtgtgtgtgtgtgttcatgtgtgtgtgtgtgtgtgtatatatgtatgtgtgtatgtgtgtgtatgtgtgtgttcatgtgtgtgtgtgtgtgtgtgtgtgtgtgtgtgtgtgtgtgacagactgACCCacttcagtgtttcctgtcactaTTCGAGCTTCTGGGTGTTTCCATTTCAGCTGCAGAAACTCGCTCAGACTGTCCGGCTGCATCCACGCCACCCTGTCGCCATGGAAACACAGCGAGCTCGACCTCTGACCTTTGCTCAGAGACTGAAGGAAAgtaaacatgaaacattttaaactgtaaCCAAGTAAAAgagtttttagttttagtttctcACCATGAGCTCAGGAGGGAAGATCACTTCCTGTGTCGGGTCAAAAGGTTCAAAATCTGCTGCGTTAAAAAGAGACGAAGAAGaatcctgcagagagagagagtacacaGGCTGTAGTACTTATACTGCATAGAGTACACAGGCTGTAGTACTTATACTGCATATAGTACACAGACTGTAGTACTTATACTGCATAGAGTACACAGGCTGTAGTACTTATACTGCATATAGTACACAGGCTGTAGTACTTATACTGCATAGAGTACACAGACTGTAGTACTTATACTGCATATAATACACAGGCTGTAGTACTTATACTGCATAGAGTACACAGGCTGTAGTACTTATACTGCATAGAGTACACAGGCTGTAGTACTTATACTGCATAGAGTACACAGGCTGTAGTACTTATACTGCATAGAGTACACAGGCTGTAGTACTTATACTGCATATAATACACAGGCTGTAGTACTTATACTGCATAGAGTACACAGGCTGTAGTACTTATACTGCATAGAGTACACAGGCTGTAGTACTTATACTGCACAGAGTACACAGGCTGTAGTACTTATACTGCATAGAGTACACAGGCTGTAGTACTTATACTGCATAGAGTACACAGGCTGTAGTACTTATACTGCATAGAGTACACAGGCTGTAGTACTTATACTGCATATAATACACAGACTGTAGTACTTATACTGCATAGAGTACACAGGCTGTAGTACTTATACTGCATAGAGTACACAGGCTGTAGTACTTATACTGCATAGAGTACACAGGCTGTAGTACTTATACTGCATATAATACACAGACTGTAGTACTTATACTGCATAGAGTACACAGGCTGTAGTACTTATACTGCATAGAGTACACAGGCTGTAGTACTTATACTGCATATAATACACAGGCTGTAGTACTTATACTGCATAGAGTACACAGGCTGTAGTACTTATACTGCACAGAGTACACAGGCTGTAGTACTTATACTGCATATAGTACACAGGCTGTAGTACTTATACTGCATAGAGTACACAGGCTGTAGTACTTATACTGCACAGAGTACACAGGCTGTAGTACTTATACTGCATATAATACACAGACTGTAGTACTTATACTGCATAGAGTACACAGACTGTAGTACTTATACTGCATAGAGTACACAGGCTGTAGTACTTATACTGCATAGAGTACACAGACTGTAGTACTTATACTGCATAGAGTACACAGGCTGTAGTACTTATACTGCATAGAGTACACAGACTGTAGTACTTATACTGCATAGAGTACACAGGCTGTAGTACTTATACTGCATATAATACACAGACTGTAGTACTTATACTGCATAGAGTACACAGGCTGTAGTACTTATACTGCATAGAGTACACAGGCTGTAGTACTTATACTGCATATAATACACAGGCTGTAGTACTTATACTGCATAGAGTACACAGGCTGTAGTACTTATACTGCACAGAGTACACAGGCTGTAGTACTTATACTGCATATAGTACACAGGCTGTAGTACTTATACTGCATAGAGTACACAGGCTGTAGTACTTATACTGCACAGAGTACACAGGCTGTAGTACTTATACTGCATAGAGTACACAGGCTGTAGTACTTATACTGCATATAGTACACAGGCTGTAGTACTTATACTGCATAGAGTACACAGGCTGTAGTACTTATACTGCATATAATACACAGGCTGTAGTACTTATACTGCATAGAGTACACAGGCTGTAGTACTTATACTGCATAGAGTACACAGGCTGTAGTACTTATACTGCATATAATACACAGGCTGTAGTACTTATACTGCATAGAGTACACAGGCTGTAGTACTTATACTGCATAGAGTACACAGGCTGTAGTACTTATACTGCATAGAGTACACAGGCTGTAGTACTTATACTGCATAGAGTACACAGGCTGTAGTACTTATACTGCATATAATACACAGGCTGTAGTACTTATACTGCATATAATACACAGGCTGTAGTACTTATACTGCATATAATACACAggctgtagtacttttactgcagtaaacgTTCGCAGTACTTTTACTCACGTCAGCGTTCTCTGATGGTTCCTCCTGAGCGTTCCCATTGGTCATACAGCAGCCGTTGTCCCGCCCCCGGCCTCCACAGCAGCCCCCCTcctggaagaaaggaagaagagtaTTTagtgatccatccatccatccatccatccatccatccatccatccatccatccatccatccatccatccatccatccatgtatccatctatctatctatctatctatctatccatccatccatccatccatccatccatccatccatctatctatctatcagccttccacagaaacaggaagtgggagTGACCCACCACAGTAAAGGTCTTGTATCCTTCCAGTATCGGTCTGTATCCGGTACAACGACACAGATTccctggaaaacacacaaaaggtcattttcatattttgttggtgC
The sequence above is drawn from the Scomber japonicus isolate fScoJap1 chromosome 24, fScoJap1.pri, whole genome shotgun sequence genome and encodes:
- the xdh gene encoding xanthine dehydrogenase/oxidase, which codes for MVREENMTGTENMNGTGSVNRSDELIFFVNGKKIVEKNAEPEMNLLTYLRRKLRLTGTKLGCAEGGCGACTVMLSRYQTHTQQLTHHAVNACLAPLCSLHLVAVTTVEGIGSVARKLHPVQERIAKSHGSQCGFCTPGIVMSMYALLRTNPKPTMADMEEAFQGNLCRCTGYRPILEGYKTFTVEGGCCGGRGRDNGCCMTNGNAQEEPSENADDSSSSLFNAADFEPFDPTQEVIFPPELMSLSKGQRSSSLCFHGDRVAWMQPDSLSEFLQLKWKHPEARIVTGNTEVGIEMKFKNMLYPVILAPTFIPELNAVTHTEDGVVFGAACTLSHMGEVLRQAVATLPPHQTEVFLAVLEQLRWFAGQQIRNVAAVGGNIMTASPISDLNPVFMAAGCKLTLMDKDGSRVVQMDDKFFPGYRKTILRPQEILLSVEIPYSKKSQFVSAFKQSPRREDDISIVTAAMSVTFTPGTDSVEGLRLSYGGMAPTTVLAKKTASKVLGRRWGEELLEEVCTSLAEEMTLDPSVPGGMVTYRRTLTLSLFYKFYLTVLQKLRQQGVGVDEVRSDCVSATEIYHPETPSSVQIYQAVPEGRSQDDVVGRPVMHLSAMKQATGEAVYCDDVPLYENELYLSLITSSKAHANILSIDTAAAQSMPGVVSFLFADDVPGSNATGPIAYDETVLADRQVTCVGHIIGAVVADTQLNAQRAAKAVKIQYEELQPVVTIQEAIAAQSFYEPIRTIQRGDLEAGFKQADHILEGEMHMGGQEHFYLETNVSLAVPRGEDGEMELFVSTQSAAKTQSLVAKALGVPANRVVVRVKRMGGGFGGKESRTTVLSTVVAVAANKLNRPVRCMLDRDEDMLITGGRHPFYGKYKVGFMNSGKVVALDVSYYSNTGNSMDLSLSIMERALFHMDNSYNVASVRGRGFMCRTNLPSNTAFRGFGGPQGMMIAESWMTDVAQSLGRPAEEVRRLNLYAEGDATPFNQILDQFTLDRCWDECLARSQYEERRAAIQLYNR